One Fusarium falciforme chromosome 1, complete sequence genomic window carries:
- a CDS encoding Glutaredoxin domain-containing protein — protein MPSPRRVRLLILATLGTFIFILFYTSGFDSHRDAEAYGNQEFIKKTQHAMGGDSPPGHAVVDSQTGQKAGHIPADKDGDGDVDEDDKEMAVQMQERLKAAELEAKDKANEKGGLRPDPPRNVVGVGSSAEGQDKDKVAKPASGGKDVGASKEKQPQAETKAKTKEQLEARDELDSILKKSPVIIFSKSYCPYSKRAKGLLLEKYAITPEPYVVELDEHPQGQALQDQLLETTGRRTVPNIMVNGVSLGGADDIVEMDNANKLVAKIVDLGNKRVEVSERFVKGGAAH, from the exons ATGCCTTCTCCACGCCGAGTGCGCCTGCTGATCCTGGCGACCCTGGGAACCTTCATCTTTATTCTCTTCTACACCTCTGGCTTCGACTCGCACCGCGATGCCGAGGCATACGGCAACCAGGAGTTTATCAAGAAGACGCAGCATGCAATGGGCGGGGACTCGCCGCCTGGGCACGCCGTGGTAGACTCTCAAACGGGACAAAAGGCCGGGCACATACCCGCTGAtaaggatggagatggcgatgttgacgaggacgacaagGAGATGGCCGTCCAGATGCAGGAGCGCCTAAAGGCAGCCGAGCTggaggccaaggacaaggccaacGAGAAGGGTGGACTGCGACCTGATCCCCCGCGCAACGTTGTCGGTGTTGGAAGCTCAGCAGAGGGtcaggacaaggacaaggtcgcCAAGCCTGCCAGCGGAGGCAAAGATGTTGGTGCTtccaaggagaagcagcctcaggccgagaccaaggccaagaccaaggagcagCTTGAGGCGCGAGATGAGCTCGACTCTATCCTCAAGAAGTCGCCTG TCATCATCTTTTCCAAGTCTTACTGCCCCTACTCGAAGAGAGCCAAGGGCCTCTTGCTCGAGAAATACGCCATCACACCTGAGCCGTACgtggttgagcttgacgagcACCCTCAGGGTCAAGCTCTGCAAGACCAGCTGCTCGAGACTACAGGACGAAGGACCGTTCCCAACATCATGGTCAACGGGGTGAGCCTCGGAGGCGCCGATGACATTGTCGAGATGGACAATGCGAACAAGCTGGTGGCCAAGATTGTTGACCTCGGAAACAAGCGGGTAGAGGTTTCTGAACGGTTCGTCAAGGGCGGAGCAGCACACTAA